From a single Stomoxys calcitrans chromosome 4, idStoCalc2.1, whole genome shotgun sequence genomic region:
- the LOC106088894 gene encoding uncharacterized protein LOC106088894 isoform X1, which yields MKNLTSIINMRKSKASTHVDPSRNNVLSLDSSIATPQKPLSKEPNQHIVSEIINHIFDEQKGVCDVSSSQCSSLQLHSSDYSYDKRLKYWKDVLKDREKLNLKIKDKTAKRSNDILYNNLSTIDERDKQTIKRILDYAQRLNPIHLMAKKTTVLEEKYNPKTCRAIPEIQETLPKAEREGKACVEISGLPKVTKQELLGKDKNQGCKKSHNWLKSKHLDAQIDEKREDIERVVEFYPDIENLQIVGEGIFKKEVLEHNSQIELLLPVVDICEISSESIEFKKQQPVPENPQQLPKVAPEYALKINEHTFYLANNHEKRYKKLEIETSFHSRPFCSEIKRIMAIENIGQKVLNFQWSNRSYYKRNSNLLKSLDNEFILDNSSFRLCGGDSKDFSVLYQPRRVAVVKSKWVLKVKPNFFERRVDGIAILLIGKCEPTEKYVKKLQDIQSEVVEKSNMKMMRKLALNLGTITANLEPIEISCPYQRTLNELELFEKLNAGFKCERFHDLELLKDLYKRVKKPRDKIWDLQVDTLKSSILRISNAEYRALYFNELSVLLDGMKGQGKQLQECCLNNSEKDKTRLFYVRGIVSTSIDEWQDLTGNLEVSFMKTLLHTTQYEDDDTQTAEKEQNNNKTGRISESHSFQKSIRSLKSFQDSWYMQTYTLVCNAVENIVNVIESTEVF from the coding sequence ATTGTTTCCGAAATCATCAACCATATATTCGATGAACAAAAGGGAGTATGTGATGTCTCATCATCGCAATGTTCCAGCTTGCAATTACATTCATCCGATTACAGCTATGACAAACGTTTAAAATACTGGAAGGATGTGTTAAAGGACCGAGAAAAATTGAATCTTAAGATTAAGGACAAAACAGCAAAACGCTCGAATGACATTCTATACAACAATTTAAGCACAATCGACGAAAGAGATAAGCAGACCATCAAACGAATTTTGGACTATGCCCAGCGCCTGAATCCCATACATTTGATGGCGAAGAAAACTACTGTATTGGAAGAAAAATATAACCCAAAAACTTGTCGAGCTATACCAGAGATTCAAGAAACTTTGCCCAAAGCTGAACGGGAAGGAAAGGCCTGTGTGGAAATAAGTGGTTTGCCGAAGGTTACAAAACAAGAACTGTTGGGCAAAGACAAAAATCAAGGATGCAAAAAATCTCACAACTGGCTGAAGTCCAAACATTTGGATGCCCAAATTGATGAAAAGCGTGAGGACATTGAACGTGTAGTTGAATTTTATCCAGACatagaaaatttgcaaattgtagGCGAGGGTATTTTCAAAAAGGAAGTACTAGAACACAATTCACAGATTGAGTTGCTGCTGCCTGTGGTAGATATTTGCGAGATCTCTTCGGAGTCTATAGagtttaaaaaacaacaaccagtCCCTGAAAACCCTCAACAATTACCTAAAGTTGCACCTGAGTATGCTTTAAAGATTAATGAACATACTTTCTATCTTGCCAACAATCATGAAAAACGTtataaaaaacttgaaattgaAACCTCATTCCATAGCCGACCATTTTGTTCAGAGATAAAGAGAATTATGGCgattgaaaatattggccaaaaAGTTTTAAACTTTCAATGGTCCAATCGTTCCTATTACAAAAGAAATTCCAATTTGCTGAAATCCCTGGATAATGAATTTATATTGGATAATAGTTCTTTTCGATTGTGTGGTGGCGATTCCAAGGATTTTTCAGTTTTATATCAACCACGTAGAGTGGCTGTAGTAAAGAGTAAATGGGTATTAAAAGTAAAACCCAACTTCTTTGAAAGAAGGGTGGATGGCATAGCAATTCTACTCATTGGCAAGTGTGAGCCCACTGAAAAATATGTTAAGAAATTGCAAGACATACAGAGCGAAGTCGTAGAAAAGTCTAATATGAAAATGATGCGAAAATTGGCATTGAATTTGGGAACAATAACCGCAAATCTGGAACCCATTGAGATTTCTTGTCCCTATCAGCGCACCCTAAATGAATTggaattatttgaaaaattgaatGCAGGCTTTAAATGTGAGCGCTTTCACGATCTGGAATTACTCAAAGACCTCTATAAGAGAGTCAAAAAGCCTAGAGACAAAATATGGGATCTACAGGTCGATACCTTAAAATCTAGTATATTGAGAATTTCAAATGCTGAATACCGTGCGCTGTACTTTAATGAATTATCTGTACTCTTGGATGGCATGAAAGGCCAAGGTAAACAGTTGCAAGAATGCTGCCTGAACAATTCGGAAAAAGATAAAACCCGCTTATTTTATGTCAGAGGTATTGTAAGTACCAGCATAGATGAATGGCAGGATTTGACCGGAAATCTAGAAGTATCatttatgaaaactttattGCATACAACTCAGTATGAAGATGATGATACACAAACTGCTGAAAAAgaacaaaacaataataaaactGGGCGCATTTCTGAAAGCCATAGTTTCCAAAAATCCATAAGAAGTCTTAAATCATTCCAGGATAGCTGGTATATGCAAACATATACATTGGTGTGTAATGCTGTGGAAAATATCGTTAATGTCATAGAAAGTACCGAAGTTTTCTAA
- the LOC106088894 gene encoding uncharacterized protein LOC106088894 isoform X2, producing the protein MLTPPATMCYPWTLALQHHKSPYLRSPINILFPKSSTIYSMNKRDYDKRLKYWKDVLKDREKLNLKIKDKTAKRSNDILYNNLSTIDERDKQTIKRILDYAQRLNPIHLMAKKTTVLEEKYNPKTCRAIPEIQETLPKAEREGKACVEISGLPKVTKQELLGKDKNQGCKKSHNWLKSKHLDAQIDEKREDIERVVEFYPDIENLQIVGEGIFKKEVLEHNSQIELLLPVVDICEISSESIEFKKQQPVPENPQQLPKVAPEYALKINEHTFYLANNHEKRYKKLEIETSFHSRPFCSEIKRIMAIENIGQKVLNFQWSNRSYYKRNSNLLKSLDNEFILDNSSFRLCGGDSKDFSVLYQPRRVAVVKSKWVLKVKPNFFERRVDGIAILLIGKCEPTEKYVKKLQDIQSEVVEKSNMKMMRKLALNLGTITANLEPIEISCPYQRTLNELELFEKLNAGFKCERFHDLELLKDLYKRVKKPRDKIWDLQVDTLKSSILRISNAEYRALYFNELSVLLDGMKGQGKQLQECCLNNSEKDKTRLFYVRGIVSTSIDEWQDLTGNLEVSFMKTLLHTTQYEDDDTQTAEKEQNNNKTGRISESHSFQKSIRSLKSFQDSWYMQTYTLVCNAVENIVNVIESTEVF; encoded by the exons ATTGTTTCCGAAATCATCAACCATATATTCGATGAACAAAAGGGA CTATGACAAACGTTTAAAATACTGGAAGGATGTGTTAAAGGACCGAGAAAAATTGAATCTTAAGATTAAGGACAAAACAGCAAAACGCTCGAATGACATTCTATACAACAATTTAAGCACAATCGACGAAAGAGATAAGCAGACCATCAAACGAATTTTGGACTATGCCCAGCGCCTGAATCCCATACATTTGATGGCGAAGAAAACTACTGTATTGGAAGAAAAATATAACCCAAAAACTTGTCGAGCTATACCAGAGATTCAAGAAACTTTGCCCAAAGCTGAACGGGAAGGAAAGGCCTGTGTGGAAATAAGTGGTTTGCCGAAGGTTACAAAACAAGAACTGTTGGGCAAAGACAAAAATCAAGGATGCAAAAAATCTCACAACTGGCTGAAGTCCAAACATTTGGATGCCCAAATTGATGAAAAGCGTGAGGACATTGAACGTGTAGTTGAATTTTATCCAGACatagaaaatttgcaaattgtagGCGAGGGTATTTTCAAAAAGGAAGTACTAGAACACAATTCACAGATTGAGTTGCTGCTGCCTGTGGTAGATATTTGCGAGATCTCTTCGGAGTCTATAGagtttaaaaaacaacaaccagtCCCTGAAAACCCTCAACAATTACCTAAAGTTGCACCTGAGTATGCTTTAAAGATTAATGAACATACTTTCTATCTTGCCAACAATCATGAAAAACGTtataaaaaacttgaaattgaAACCTCATTCCATAGCCGACCATTTTGTTCAGAGATAAAGAGAATTATGGCgattgaaaatattggccaaaaAGTTTTAAACTTTCAATGGTCCAATCGTTCCTATTACAAAAGAAATTCCAATTTGCTGAAATCCCTGGATAATGAATTTATATTGGATAATAGTTCTTTTCGATTGTGTGGTGGCGATTCCAAGGATTTTTCAGTTTTATATCAACCACGTAGAGTGGCTGTAGTAAAGAGTAAATGGGTATTAAAAGTAAAACCCAACTTCTTTGAAAGAAGGGTGGATGGCATAGCAATTCTACTCATTGGCAAGTGTGAGCCCACTGAAAAATATGTTAAGAAATTGCAAGACATACAGAGCGAAGTCGTAGAAAAGTCTAATATGAAAATGATGCGAAAATTGGCATTGAATTTGGGAACAATAACCGCAAATCTGGAACCCATTGAGATTTCTTGTCCCTATCAGCGCACCCTAAATGAATTggaattatttgaaaaattgaatGCAGGCTTTAAATGTGAGCGCTTTCACGATCTGGAATTACTCAAAGACCTCTATAAGAGAGTCAAAAAGCCTAGAGACAAAATATGGGATCTACAGGTCGATACCTTAAAATCTAGTATATTGAGAATTTCAAATGCTGAATACCGTGCGCTGTACTTTAATGAATTATCTGTACTCTTGGATGGCATGAAAGGCCAAGGTAAACAGTTGCAAGAATGCTGCCTGAACAATTCGGAAAAAGATAAAACCCGCTTATTTTATGTCAGAGGTATTGTAAGTACCAGCATAGATGAATGGCAGGATTTGACCGGAAATCTAGAAGTATCatttatgaaaactttattGCATACAACTCAGTATGAAGATGATGATACACAAACTGCTGAAAAAgaacaaaacaataataaaactGGGCGCATTTCTGAAAGCCATAGTTTCCAAAAATCCATAAGAAGTCTTAAATCATTCCAGGATAGCTGGTATATGCAAACATATACATTGGTGTGTAATGCTGTGGAAAATATCGTTAATGTCATAGAAAGTACCGAAGTTTTCTAA
- the LOC106088910 gene encoding palmitoyl-protein thioesterase 1, whose amino-acid sequence MIWKSLIKAVLLLSALYTTPTNGEKYPVVMWHGMGDTCCFAFSLGSIKKILEDNLNQTYVRSLQIGGNIVMDYQSGFFIHPNQQVDYVCQQLAKDERLSKGYNAIGFSQGGQFLRALAQRCPLPPMKVLITLGGQHQGVFGLPKCPSLSSRTCELMRKILNKAAYEEWPQLNFVQATYWHDPLKEREYIAHSSFLADINNEVYVNGLYADNLNRLDKFVMVKFLNDTIVQPKESQWFEFYKPGQDKEILPLKQSKVYEQLSLKQMDINNKLVFLAVEGDHLQIDKEWFLQNIIPLLSAERD is encoded by the exons ATGATTTGGAAGAGTTTAATTAAGGCGGTACTCCTTTTGAGTGCCCTATATACCACGCCCACAAATGGGGAGAAATATCCTGTTGTCATGTGGCACGGAATGG gGGATACCTGCTGTTTCGCCTTCAGTTtgggttcaattaaaaaaatattagaagaTAACCTAAATCAAACCTATGTTAGATCATTGCAGATAGGAGGTAACATAGTAATGGATTATCAAAGTGGATTTTTTATACATCCAAACCAGCAGGTGGATTACGTTTGTCAACAGTTGGCCAAAGACGAAAGATTGAGTAAAGGTTACAATGCCATTGGGTTCAGTCAAGGGGGACAATTTTT ACGAGCTTTAGCTCAACGCTGTCCCCTGCCACCCATGAAGGTTTTAATAACATTGGGTGGCCAACATCAAGGTGTATTTGGTTTGCCCAAATGTCCCTCGTTGTCGTCGCGTACTTGTGAATTaatgcgaaaaattttaaataaggcCGCCTATGAGGAATGGCCACAATTGAATTTTGTGCAAGCTACTTATTGGCATGATCCGTTGAAAGAAAGGGAATATATAGCTCACAGCAGCTTTTTGGCTGACATTAACAATGAGGTCTATGTAAATGGCTTGTATGCGGACAACTTAAATCGTTTGGACAA ATTTGTAATGGTTAAATTCTTAAATGATACAATTGTACAGCCCAAAGAATCACAATGGTTTGAATTCTATAAACCAGGGCAGGATAAAGAGATTTTACCTCTAAAACAGAGCAAAGTTTATGAGCAG cTCTCCCTAAAGCAAATGGACATCAACAATAAATTAGTTTTTCTGGCTGTTGAAGGCGACCATTTGCAAATCGACAAAGAATGGTTTTTGCAAAACATCATACCTTTACTCAGTGCTGAAAGAGATTAA
- the LOC106088833 gene encoding myoneurin, which produces MSSLGLCWLCLKSSIDCRKVYDQRTHEVVTQFFDPEVLASTEENGAKLMCQQCLNQIFDFHNFRQSVLQAHSSLLNDIARQSTQREIHKDIVVKKENEDSCDTDNVLYYDEPSISINNNEDNSAEIYYDVIVKEEFKFNTSLEDQEYSNNIVFKIDEEKFKLMNKSKERSFANNESNGATSPMPDTVTMRELEFAEKIKTHLLLNATEDDSVCSNYGSDEEKMDLLEIRETKGSIKRKREEELVLRQHATISSTIEQQPQNQSTFYENAAENVNSTKNDLYRSMRKPSVNQPHRKLARQESDNLIAQWLPNLECGLCKDTYSKYSLIHQHFQQRHPNDSSFVVCCERKFNRRQKLQEHIRLHINPKASECNICGKSFTSVYNLKHHLARMHQMVKDQDDVTKCPDNKMEAANSFTTTCESKFSGSVKIAAPKRKTIQELDEVIAKWKPNLECELCAVTCSSFSLLHQHFTQNHPSVMSYITCCQVKFTGRHDIEEHIRYHNDPNAFKCDLCERSFTSRRNLNRHCRAKHNREVK; this is translated from the exons ATGTCTAGCTTAGGCTTATGTTGGCTTTGTTTAAAAAGCTCCATTGACTGCAGAAAAGTGTATGATCAACGAACACATGAAGTAGTCACCCAATTTTTCGATCCTGAG GTTTTGGCCTCCACAGAAGAAAATGGGGCAAAGTTGATGTGCCAGCAATGCTTgaatcaaatttttgatttccaCAATTTTCGTCAGTCTGTTCTGCAAGCTCATTCAAGTCTTTTGAATGATATTGCTCGACAGAGCACACAGCGAGAAATTCATAAGGACATTGTTGTTAAAAAAGAAAACGAAGATAGTTGCGATACAGACAATGTACTCTATTATGATGAGCCATCAATTTCTATAAACAACAATGAAGACAACTCTGCTGAAATCTACTATGATGTTATAGTTAAGGAGGAATTTAAGTTCAACACATCGCTTGAGGACCAAGAATACAGCAATAACATTGTATTCAAGATTGACGAAGAGAAATTCAAATTAATGAATAAATCCAAAGAAAGATCATTTGCAAACAATGAATCCAATGGAGCGACAAGTCCTATGCCCGATACTGTCACAATGCGGGAACTTGAATTTGCTGAGAAAATTAAAACACATTTACTTTTAAATGCAACTGAGGATGATTCCGTTTGCTCCAATTATGGCTCAGATGAAGAAAAAATGGATTTGCTAGAAATAAGAGAAACAAAAGGATCTATTAAAAGAAAGCGAGAGGAGGAGTTGGTCCTTAGACAACATGCCACTATAAGTAGCACTATTGAACAACAACCCCAAAACCAGAGCACATTCTATGAAAACGCAGCGGAAAACGTCAATTCTACtaaaaatgacttgtaccgatctATGAGGAAACCTTCGGTAAATCAACCACACCGAAAATTAGCCAGACAGGAAAGTGATAATTTAATAGCCCAATGGTTGCCAAATTTGGAATGTGGTTTATGTAAGGATACGTACTCCAAATACTCACTTATACATCAACACTTTCAACAGAGACATCCCAATGACTCTAGTTTTGTAGTTTGTTGTGAGCGTAAATTCAATCGACGTCAAAAATTGCAGGAACATATTCGCTTGCATATCAACCCCAAGGCTTCAGAATGTAACATTTGTGGCAAATCATTTACATCTGTTTATAATTTAAAACATCATTTAGCCAGAATGCATCAAATGGTTAAAGATCAGGATGATGTAACAAAATGTCCAGACAATAAGATGGAAGCTGCAAATTCTTTCACTACAACTTGTGAATCAAAATTTTCAGGTTCTGTAAAAATAGCAGCACCCAAGCGCAAAACAATCCAAGAGCTTGATGAAGTTATTGCCAAATGGAAACCAAATCTAGAATGTGAACTGTGTGCAGTTACATGTTCAAGTTTTAGTTTGTTGCATCAACATTTTACCCAAAACCATCCCAGTGTCATGAGTTATATAACTTGTTGCCAGGTCAAATTCACTGGGCGGCATGATATTGAAGAACATATACGATATCACAATGATCCGAATGCTTTTAAATGTGATTTATGTGAACGTTCCTTCACAAGTAGAAGAAATTTGAATAGACACTGCCGCGCTAAGCACAATAGGGAAGTTAAATAA